TTTCACGTTAAGCTTGGCAtctgaaatcaaatttaaaatcccCATTAATGAACAAGGCAGTTGTTGGGGTTTTACATAAAGCGGTggtatttctttatttaccATTGATAAACCATTTAATCCGTATatcgtatatataaataatttaaacatttattgatttatattattaaatataaatgttttagatGCATGCGCTATATCGGATACTGGGTTCAACCATACTTTCATTTACAGGTTTTGCTCGCTAGCGCAATATAAATTATACCCAGGTTAATAAATCAAGTTTTTGTAGTTCACTTTTGGGACATACTTTGTATTTCTTTTGGATATTTtgcttgaatatttttttaattaatttaaaattatcttacaaaagttttctttcttaaCTGTTGATATCTCGTTTAGTTTAGTGCGTTTTACAAAGGAACCAAGTTAATGACGACATACTAAACTATATTTATGGCCTATCCACTATCGTATCAATGCTTTGAATTTCTCAAGCTGACTTCTGATCTTTTATTCAAGGACTGTGATGGATGTGTATTTCGAAATGTATTATATTACTAATCAGTCTTTataacgaaaataaatacaagcgGTCTATTTATTGCTCTTCATAGATGGTCCCAAGCTACTATATTCACCGGTAGAGATTGTTCTTCTCTCGCCTGCTGATTTCATTAGGCCCAAATACGACAGCAAATGAGCATTTTTGGACCATGAAGAGCAAACTCTTGttccgacaaaaaaaaaagtacatttATCTACTTATTCGGCggcaagaaaaacaaaacttaataaGCGGGATTAATGGTGTAAAGACATTCCAGCGTGCAGTAGGTTAAAGTAGAAAGTCTTGTGCGTGTCAGATATGTATGGGGCCGTGTATAGTATTCATTTGTATCATACATTagataatatttatattgtcgCTTTGTTacattacattttacattcaTCTTAAACTGTAACCGTTGAGAGACCATAGAAAATACATATGCCAAAGCCTTGCTGGGTGTCCTATCATCTATGCCGACTAGCTGAAGCATAACGTTTTGGCTAGTTAGTGCCATAAAATTACGATTTACCATTTTACAGTTTATCcttacaataaaaaccatAGAATTGCAGCTTAAATTCGTATGCTTTTTgttccttgtttttttttccttgcgATAAGAGAAATTGCTTAGGGAAAAATACTTTGAGTGCTTGCACATGTTCGAGCTATGATATTTTATTCCTTTCAGATTAATATTTGATAAGGTCTTACAGTTAGCTATCGGTATTCATTCATATATGATATGAtaaactttagtttacatTGATTACTTAAACACGATTAGCTTATTATCTTACACATTGTATACGAGCATAgcatgtataaatataaatatatatatttagaattAGCCGTAGGTGTAGGTATAGTTTAGATGTAGATATAGTTTAAGGttcaattttttcatttgcgTGGGTCATCTGAGTGGCAGTTCGCGCTAAATACTTGAGTGGATCATCGTCAAGGCAAAGCAAATAATGAATAATGTAAATTATGTAGGATTCGGTAAACATCTGATCCCTTGGAAGATGAGTGGATTTGGTATGGCTTCTCTTGGGGCCCGGAGCTGTACAAAAACCGAGAGGCTAACTTAGAGCGATATGAGTACGAGGGTTTAAGACATTGCAAGATTGTAATGCTAGGGGTCTATGCTACGATTGCACTACAACACAAGTCTCCATAAATTCCATTTATCCTGGAAGCAGCCTAtctgctcttttttttcctttttttatatatgagTTTCTTTGGGTACTCTAAATATATCCATCTTTTTAGATGCCGTAGTGCAATCAGACAGTAACTTAGAGTAGAACAGCTTATGGGATTTTAGAGGCCAGGATTACAATGCATCTTGCAAAAAGTCTAAGTTCATAGTATAGTAGGTGAGCCTGAAGCGAAAGCCCTCGTCATCCTAGTGCAGCTGAGCCGTCACATACAATCCGCAGTCCTGGTCGGAGGCCATGGAGTAGTTGGCCGAGTCGCGATCCTCCGGAATGGTGGGATGCGTCTCGTGCGGCAGCTTGGCGAAGGCGTGATGGCCGGCTCCGTAGCCCAGGTGTCCGTAGGGCGACTCCGCCGCCTTGGTCACGTGTGGCAGGCGCCGCAGGAAGTGCGGGTTCGAGTAGCGCACTCCATTTGGCAGCGTGGTGTGCGGCTGCTGACCGCCACTGTTGCCCAGGGCCACGGCTGCATTGGCGTAGTGCATGCTGCTGGGCGCCATAAAACTGGACACTTGCGACGGCGGCAGTGGTGGCATTCCGCCACCCATGGAACTGGTCATCGCCGAGGTGGAGGCGTAGCCACCGCTCCCAGCGAGCTGCTGGCTGTGGCAGCCCACCGGCAGTGGCATCGTGCTGCAGTGAGCTGTGTAGTCGAACTTCTGATCCGGCACCGAACGCTGCAGCGGCAGGGTGGCACTGTTGATGaccgatgacgacgacgacgaagaGACGGCAGAGGGATCCGCGTTGAAGCTGGACATGCGCATGTTGGTGCAGCGGCCGTAGGGCTCCTCCTGGATGGGCGGCTGCGGGGGGCGTGGCGGCGGCTTGCTGTTGGCCCGCGGTCGGATAATGACCTCCAGTTCACGTTCCTCGCCCGAATGAACTCCGCTGGAGGACTCGGAGGGAGCACGTTCCGGCGGCGAGGTGGTGTTGGTGCTCTCGGTGGTGGAGGTGGTGTCGCTGCGGGGCGTCAATGCCTCGTTGGGAACGCCCGAGTCGGCGCGGCGCAGGCAGCGGGGTGTGGAACTGGAGGCGATCTGGGCATGGGGCAGAAACatagagaaagagagagaaataaAGACAGAGACAGTGGGAAATCAGTGAAAGTGGTCAAGGAGCAGTTGGGATAATGAGAGACTCTGGGTGGTGATGGTAGGGGCTCTGCTTCAGCGTTGCCCCGCCTGCAAGTGAAaacgaaatcaaatcaaatcggGGAGTCAGTTTCAGGGAACCTTTCTCCGTCTCCATCTCCATAAACCATCTATCAACCCGGGCACTACTTCGGACAGGGTCGCTGCTGTCCCCCAGACCAATCCCATAGCCATGTCGCTGTCTGTGGCCCTGGCACTGATTTATGCTGTCTCATAACAGCAAACATAAATCTCacgctggtgctgctgctgctgctgctgccgctgctccaAAGGCGTGACATGCTACACGCCCCTACATGACGACGCATCGCCTCCCTGCAATCCCACATGCAAATCACAAGCGAGAGCACAAACCTGAAACCTATGCTGAAGGGGGAATACTCTGGCTGTGGGTGCACCTAAAAGTCTGGAAACATCATTCGTCGTACGAGGGAACCTAGTTGAAAACTATAAGAGGCCAAGCTAGAGCCAAACAATTTAGTcgtataacattttttatgataggtttttttatacaaaattgtaaatGACTCAGAATTTCTCAAAAAATGAACTCGAAATCAGCTAGAAAAAGCTATAACGCCAACGAAACAACATTTCCACAATATGTATTTTcgctttgaaaaaagtattgaaaactttcaaaactttaataaaataacaattatacCTCAATTAGTTcccttaaatattaaaatatacattttaaattattaaataccCTGAGAAAAACATAGAAAACCAACGACTACgaacatattttgaatacCATCCATAAGAGCCTTTCTCAGTAAGAGTATATATCTATACAATATAGCCACCCATACAAATGCTTCCTCCACTTACATGCGCTTCGTTGGTGTGAACTGCGACCGTGACCGGAGCCAAGGGGCTGACtagatgctgatgctgatgctggtgCGGATTGCCCTGCTGCTGGAGTGGATGCtgcggcggtggtggtggcagctgttgctgctgcttcggTTGGAGAGGATGCTGCTGTGGATGCTGAAGCGCATGCTGAAGTGGATTGTGGTGGTGCTCGGGCGACAACTGCATCATCTCGGGCATGGCTTGAGGGGCCCGTCCGTAGATGCCGGGATGTGGCAGTACCGCTGGCGGCTGTGGCACGGGAGCTCCCTTCATGGGCAGCGgcggaggtggtggtggttggCTGTGTGCCTGGGCCTGCGCCTGGGCCGACGGCTGTGGCGGCTCCAGATCCCTGGTGGAGGCGTATGTGATGCTGTCGTCGCGCACACAGGCCAGCAGTTTGCCCTCCTCGGAGATGTTGTCGTCGCTGATGCCACCCAATCCGCTGAGATTCGCATAGTCGTGGGGATGTCCATGGGCAAAGGATTGGGCTggccgctgctgttgcttctgttgctgctgctgatgatgatggttGGCCGGCGGCGGTGGAGGAAGTTCATCGTACTCCGAGAGGTGGAGCAGACTGACCCCCACCGATGTGTTGCTAACGCCTCTCTTCATGCTGCCCATGGTGATGCCCACGACGGCTCCGGCGGTGGCTGCCCTTAGTGTCGCGTACTCGCCGTCGTCAATTTCCCCCGCAGCACTGGCAAAACATATCGAGGCTCCACGGCTCGGATGGCTAAAGAAGGATATTGTTTTGGTTAGTgtgttatattttaacatatGAAATTGTCGCTTTGTGTTGGTTGTTTTTAGGTCTGTAGGCACTTCTGGGAATAGAACGAACCAAAAgctaaatacaataaattgtAAGACCATCTGGTtgcacattttttataaattaaaattttatacgACCacattataactttaaaagaaGTAATTTTACCAATTTATTACATAGAtccttttttataaaataattttttgtcttTATGATAAAAAACCATAATGTTTCCTTAAATAACTCAAAAATagggaaaactttttttttttgtactctgttaaaaatgttgtaaaattcATTCTATTCCCTTGATTCCGTTTATCTGATTTCCGGTTAGTTAAACAAATTACcaaggacaacaacaacacggCGACATCGACAACAACAGCACAAAATAAGAGAACGCTTTGTTTTAGTAGTAAttgttaattgaaattcaattcaCCCACACTCAATTAGCTAGAGTTAGTAGTAATTAAGTTCtagttaaacaaataattgaaaaataaaatgaaaagaatcgtttttaaaaaacaggCGACAAGCGGAACAAAATAGTTTCTCATCATTATCCTTCATCCTCTATACATACATGtctttctatatatataaatatatatatgtatttggaTAATTCGTTTTGTTATGTTAAATTGAACAATCGTTTTAGTGGACAAACAAAAGCTTAAACTAAACGAAAACACAAAATGTGGTTACTTAAACTGGCGAATGTCAGAAGCACGCACGAATCGGAACTGAAGAATATAGTGCTGGTATATGTGGGAGAAATTAGGTGTGGCAAAACACTGTACTAATGACTAGTGTTGGGCAATTAGTTTTCAATAATGGGTCTTCCCCAAAGTGGTACGTGCAAAGGAAACACACCGATAAAGTACAAAATGAATGAATTAGCAGTCTAGGtaaacgaaaaaacaaaatcacatGGAATTCCTGAAAAGTGGTGCTGGGGTGGTTTATGTTTTGGGTGattgcattttcttttttattattgtttgttgGGTGGTGCAGTGTGTGtgaacaaaaactaaatgaaactAGTTGCTATGGTTAGAGTTAAGAGAACGGACAAATACGGAGCTTCGAACCCGTAatgctttttgtttggttgttggtagctaaaaaacgattttttaccGCTTGCCATCAGTTTGTTCTTGGTCACCAATTAGTAGGACATCATCAGACGTACTCGTAACTTCGTTGAAGGTGACCTTCAGCTTGGGCGAACTGGGCGTCAGCTTGGGCCAGTAGATGTCCTCCTGGGCGACCAGTCCCATGCCCGTCCCGCCCATGCCCCCATTGATACCCCCGCTCATTCCCAGTTCGGTGCTGGTGGCCGTGCTCATCATGTCCGGCTTGGAATCGCCTCCATTAACGGTGGTGCTGGTCGAGTTGCAGCCACTGCTGCTGGAGTTGCTGCCCGTCCGCTGGCCGCTGGACATCAGAAGCGGCTGGGCACTAGACTTGCCCAGCAATCCTCCGTAAGTGCTGTCCAGCGGCGGCAGCTTAAAGTGCCAACGCCGCTTGATGGTCAGGCACAGCCAGATGACGATCCAGAGCAGCAGGTGTGTCACTCCAACGAGAGCTGCAAAATCGAGAGACAAAATACGGTAAGCGGGCACTGGTGGAAACGTAATACGGCTAAGGCGCAGACCAGCCGTATGACAGCTTAATTGGACCGAGTCTGCAGCTCAATTGTCTCGCCTCGAGTGACACTCAATACCTCTGCTGTGTCTCATCGGGTTATCTATCCGATGATTAACGCTCAGACAACCGCACATTCACAGTCCAAACAAGGCCGCTAATTGGCTTAGACCACAAAACATACCTCAGACCCAGTCCAAGGCGGTGGAGGTACTTGAATGGGTGGCCATCCAGTTATGCAGATTCAATACACCTAATCACATGTTCAGTTATTTGCATCAAGGGCCATTCTGTGCTGTTAATTATCTTAAACTTATCAATCTAAACTTATTGCATCAATCACAGTTTACGTTCCTTGAGTGCACATGCTTCCGataaatgtttcaaatttaaattttgatttataatttacagACTAAAAGCTTTCTcgaaaaaatacttttcagtTGGTGTTTTTTAGGAAAAAGTAACAATTTACAGTTTTAGGTAAACGTAATGACAAAGATACgaagatattttttatttttgctgaaATGCGCCAAACTTGGACTTTTGGACTTATAACTTGAAAAGCGGAAATTTGAAGTTgactattaataataaattatctattaaacttcaaaaatataatatctgCGTAACCATTCTAATCAAATTCTGACCTATGCGaactgcatttatttttaaatagccaAAGCCCTAATAAGTTCTACTCACCGGCCAGGAATGTGGGGCAATGAAGGTTGTTCTTGTACGTGGCACTAAGATCGTTCAGGAGCGGTGCTTTCACCACCGCCAACGCAAGGACGAAGCACAAGGAGGCGCAGTGAGCGAAGTAGATCCAGGTCTGGTGACTCTTCAGCGTGATTATCGAGCGATCCCGCATCCGCGTGGCCAGACGTCCGTGTCCGTACAGATACATGACCATCGAGGAGGCCACCACCAAAGCAGTGGACAAAAGATACAGGGCCAAGGTGACCACAGCGTTCAAGATGAGTCCGGGCTGATGAACTGGCATGGCCTCGGCGTAGATCTGCAGCTTGTACAGATTCGAGACGCCCACATAGCCGAGGATGATGTCCAAGGCAGCCACTACCATTTGGAGGCTAAACACGCAGGCAAAGGCCTTGGAGGTATTCCAGAAAACTGCCGGATATCGAACGGACCAGACCAACAGGGCGCACAGCAAGTTCACAAACTCGGCACTGGGGGGTTGGGAAAAAATCGCCACATCAATGGGTTTATCGATGCCGAAGAAGAGCTGCAGCATTCCGGCGAAGCCATCCAGACGGACGTAGTCCTGCCCAGGCTTTGGGTTGGTTGGTGCCGCCGGTGGTGCTGGGTTCAATGCGGGCACTGCCTGAAAGTCACCATCCTCCAGCTCGAAATCCTCGCTTTCCTCCGGTTCCTGCTCATTGGATTTGGCCACAAATTCACTGGAATTTATATTGGCATCGCCGAGCAAATATTCCGGTTCGATTTCAACTCCGGCCGCCCGTTTGGCAATCCTGCGCTTTTGGTTCTTCGGTTTGATAGCAATGATCTTCGAATTGGAGGCGGAAACGGGCGTTGAGGGTATGGGCACTTCCGGCAGCACCTCGGGCCTCACTCGATGGATGCTGCTGTCGCGGGTGGTGGTCTCCTCCTCCTGGAAGCTCTCGAGGATTGCCTGCTCGTGCGAGGCGACGTGATGGCGTCgcggttgctgctgttgccgctgtttGTTGTGATGCTTGTGGTGCTTACGGGCTTTGCCATGGTGGTGATGTGGTTGCCTGCTCGTGGTCTGTATCTCAACAGGTTTGACGgtcgtggtggtggtggtggtggtggtgctgctgctactAGTTGTCGTTGCAGCCGTTGTTGTGGTCGTTGTTGTTTTAGTGGTGCTGGTAGATGGTGTTGTACTTGAGCTGGTTGTTGTGGTCTCTTTGCCCAGGGTCCCCAGCATTTCCCAATTCTCGACATTCAACTTGCCGGCATCAGTGGTGGTTATGGTTGTCGTGCCAACTGCGGTTCTTGGCGGCAACTCATCGAAATCGGGCATGATGACGGTTCCCTCCTCACCGAAGTCCTCCTCGTCCCCATCCCCATGGACGTCATCCTCACCCCGCATCGCCTCCTCGAGCTCCTGGCGCTCCTCTTCGTCAATATCTTGATTAATTAAATCGGGCACTTCAAAGTATCGGCCCTTGCCCGCATCCAGTTTGTTGGTTGTTGTCTTCGTTGTTGCCGTCGTCTTGGCCGCCTTTCTGCCGCTTGCCTTATCGGGTCGCAGGTCGAACAAATTGTTATTGCCCCCGGCTGGCACTCCACGGATGGCCGTGAACATGGTATCGTTGAAGTAGTCCTCCTCGTCCTGTTCCAAGCTGTTTGCGGTTAGATTCAGTCTGGGCTGGTtatggtgctgctgctgctgctggcggtgCCTGGGGAAGGGTGTGGGCCCCACCACCGACAGGGCCATCAAATTGCGTCGATTGATCACAACAAAGTCCAATTCAGTGGCCCAAATTTGCTCTGCAATGGAAAGAGCAAGAGAAAGTTCAGGGTTTGAGATGGACGGGCGCCCAAGTGTACAGAATTAATTGCTTTGAACTTGGATGGTGGATGCAGCCAAGATGCTTTCGCATCTAATTGGAATACATCACGCAGGATTACACGGTAAGCACCTGTTAAGGacatacgcacacacactccaGCACACCCCTTGCATAAACATAAGCCCATGTAATGAGCAGAAGGCTTCCTGTCTTTCACTCCAATTTTCCTTCATTTGTGAGGCAATGGCAATCGTTAATTAAATGACGCATCGATACTTTCAGGGCTTCTATAATCCACGCCCTGTTGATTATTAGAAGCGGATGGAGCCTGAATCGAAATGAATACCAATCAACTGAACTGGACTGTCCAGACAATGGGGAATGCCGGTCGAGAGGCAAAAAACAGGAACACGAAACTATTCATTTGCACATCTCATTTCAGCTCGATTCGACCCAAAAGGGATAACAATGCACACAGTTTCACCATTAGGACCTGCTCAGTTTCGGAGGTCTAATTAGGCGCACAATGGAAACACATGTACCCAATATAGCCCCTACCTTTTCACCCCATCTGTTTATGGTATCCATTATACATACCCAACTTCGGGGTTGATAACTTAGCTGCAGTGGCTTAACTCTTGCCCATCGGCCCAGATTAATATACATGTTTATTACGGTCAAGCCGTGGCTCAGCGATTTGCTGGAGTGAGCTGAGACTGGGGATTTTCCACAGGAAATGTTCTTAGCCAAACATCGTAATGCCCAATGGACTCGGGAAGCAGATATGCACAGTCCTTagtatttatatgtattaagTTCTTTAAGCATGAACAAATTTCGTAGAAATTCCTAATTTTCAGCTTCGTTGTTGAGACGTGCATTTTAACTTGCTTTAAAATGCATTGTTGTAGATTGCGTTTCAACggataaaacattttagttaTTCGTGAATATAATGCTATTGAATGTAGAGCGCTCtgtatttgtttaacttaaaatacatattcagGATTTTAAGGGGATTACTTCTATTGAAAGTGCCTTTAGGgctaaaaaaaaccacaatACCATTTCTACTCTCACATCTCCTAATCCCAATTAAGCCCGCCCAGGAATTCTCCAATTTGTTTGTCTTAGCCCAGTTAAGACGCCGCTGAACTTTGTGAAGATTCCTGAAGgctttttaattagtttactTTATGTTGTCGCCCATAGCACCTACAGAATGGCCTAGTTAATAATGGAGcggtcaaaaaaaaagaaaaccgaaaTTTGCCAAGTTAACActttcataaaataatttattagtCGAGTTGCTTTAAGGACATTTTACCCAGCGGGCGGttggaaataaaagaaagcCGCCGAAACGGGAATTGCCGAGCAAATATTAAAGACAATGGCCTGAAACGAAGAAGGGCCAAGATGGCCGAAGCCAACTCGAAAACCAAAAGACACGAACCAAGTCGGAATTACAACAATGGCTGCCATAATAATATGTCGTTGCTGCCATTGTCGTTGTTGTTATGGCTAAAGACGATGCTGGCGAAGCGGCAAGTGGCTCGTAAAACCGACAACACCGAAAATCTAAAGATTAACCCGGAGGCCTGCCACCACATGCCATCTTACCACCCATCCTCCCTCTTGATTATGCCAATGACAATAACACCAACGAGAACGAGAACGAGAAAGAGAACAGGCGGCCGAAGGGACGATGTACGACGGATGCTGGAGCTCTGGGGATAAGAGTAATGAAAATGCGCAAATCCAACTCCAGCGACCACGCCCTACGGAGGCGGGGACTTCCCGCTGCGGTAATAGTTGCGATAAGACGGACCCATAATTTCCCATCCACCGTCTAACCACCCCGCTCCAATCGCTCGCCCCTTCTTGCAGCTCAAACTCGCGCTCGTTAAGTCTTTAGCATGAATAATGATAAGTTCTTGGGTTGAAACAAATCCAATGTACAGTGGCGATCAGAAAAATATTCACTTTTGCCTTTATAAGCTTTGTTTGTATGGAACATTCGTTACATCATTAAAGAAAGCTATTGCTCAAGGTAAAAATCAGATGAAAATGACTTAAGATTattgtaataatttaaatatttagttttgttttttgaaagttttaagTATGCTTAAATTTTGCCAACGAATTTTGGCCATTTAATCTTCAACTTAAAACTTTAGTGGTTttttctgtaaaaaaaatatactcaGTGTTGCCAATAATTAAATAGGggcttaataaataaataacaggaGTTAGACttctattatattatttaattgtgcactaataaaaatttttcaaattttttttttttttgtatttgtatatacTTTGTAATGCtacaagtaaaaataataaaatatattgtatcgAAATCAAGACATACAACTTTTAAGAactg
This genomic window from Drosophila gunungcola strain Sukarami chromosome 3R, Dgunungcola_SK_2, whole genome shotgun sequence contains:
- the LOC128259802 gene encoding protein tincar isoform X1, which produces MGGKHQGSAAGGISSGGGGSNNSSLCNSVMTSATTASSSLTQQQQQLQAKYIKSKRHQSRYTSLQHPGHDSGSYLHLNSLWSIWYGVLLTLFQGYLAMHGAYRFLGCSLIPWKIEPVAELNLQIVLSGVVFILLPVFFTSAVFKVGNLANDGIKLATGARERRCTLSPHDGLEEESRGGTLRALWTHGGPTAAFVHILIALCLLLPRLLLEARIIENGLLPKEQIWATELDFVVINRRNLMALSVVGPTPFPRHRQQQQQHHNQPRLNLTANSLEQDEEDYFNDTMFTAIRGVPAGGNNNLFDLRPDKASGRKAAKTTATTKTTTNKLDAGKGRYFEVPDLINQDIDEEERQELEEAMRGEDDVHGDGDEEDFGEEGTVIMPDFDELPPRTAVGTTTITTTDAGKLNVENWEMLGTLGKETTTTSSSTTPSTSTTKTTTTTTTAATTTSSSSTTTTTTTTTVKPVEIQTTSRQPHHHHGKARKHHKHHNKQRQQQQPRRHHVASHEQAILESFQEEETTTRDSSIHRVRPEVLPEVPIPSTPVSASNSKIIAIKPKNQKRRIAKRAAGVEIEPEYLLGDANINSSEFVAKSNEQEPEESEDFELEDGDFQAVPALNPAPPAAPTNPKPGQDYVRLDGFAGMLQLFFGIDKPIDVAIFSQPPSAEFVNLLCALLVWSVRYPAVFWNTSKAFACVFSLQMVVAALDIILGYVGVSNLYKLQIYAEAMPVHQPGLILNAVVTLALYLLSTALVVASSMVMYLYGHGRLATRMRDRSIITLKSHQTWIYFAHCASLCFVLALAVVKAPLLNDLSATYKNNLHCPTFLAALVGVTHLLLWIVIWLCLTIKRRWHFKLPPLDSTYGGLLGKSSAQPLLMSSGQRTGSNSSSSGCNSTSTTVNGGDSKPDMMSTATSTELGMSGGINGGMGGTGMGLVAQEDIYWPKLTPSSPKLKVTFNEVTSTSDDVLLIGDQEQTDGKRHPSRGASICFASAAGEIDDGEYATLRAATAGAVVGITMGSMKRGVSNTSVGVSLLHLSEYDELPPPPPANHHHQQQQQKQQQRPAQSFAHGHPHDYANLSGLGGISDDNISEEGKLLACVRDDSITYASTRDLEPPQPSAQAQAQAHSQPPPPPPLPMKGAPVPQPPAVLPHPGIYGRAPQAMPEMMQLSPEHHHNPLQHALQHPQQHPLQPKQQQQLPPPPPQHPLQQQGNPHQHQHQHLVSPLAPVTVAVHTNEAHIASSSTPRCLRRADSGVPNEALTPRSDTTSTTESTNTTSPPERAPSESSSGVHSGEERELEVIIRPRANSKPPPRPPQPPIQEEPYGRCTNMRMSSFNADPSAVSSSSSSSVINSATLPLQRSVPDQKFDYTAHCSTMPLPVGCHSQQLAGSGGYASTSAMTSSMGGGMPPLPPSQVSSFMAPSSMHYANAAVALGNSGGQQPHTTLPNGVRYSNPHFLRRLPHVTKAAESPYGHLGYGAGHHAFAKLPHETHPTIPEDRDSANYSMASDQDCGLYVTAQLH
- the LOC128259802 gene encoding protein tincar isoform X2; this translates as MDCCQKQIWATELDFVVINRRNLMALSVVGPTPFPRHRQQQQQHHNQPRLNLTANSLEQDEEDYFNDTMFTAIRGVPAGGNNNLFDLRPDKASGRKAAKTTATTKTTTNKLDAGKGRYFEVPDLINQDIDEEERQELEEAMRGEDDVHGDGDEEDFGEEGTVIMPDFDELPPRTAVGTTTITTTDAGKLNVENWEMLGTLGKETTTTSSSTTPSTSTTKTTTTTTTAATTTSSSSTTTTTTTTTVKPVEIQTTSRQPHHHHGKARKHHKHHNKQRQQQQPRRHHVASHEQAILESFQEEETTTRDSSIHRVRPEVLPEVPIPSTPVSASNSKIIAIKPKNQKRRIAKRAAGVEIEPEYLLGDANINSSEFVAKSNEQEPEESEDFELEDGDFQAVPALNPAPPAAPTNPKPGQDYVRLDGFAGMLQLFFGIDKPIDVAIFSQPPSAEFVNLLCALLVWSVRYPAVFWNTSKAFACVFSLQMVVAALDIILGYVGVSNLYKLQIYAEAMPVHQPGLILNAVVTLALYLLSTALVVASSMVMYLYGHGRLATRMRDRSIITLKSHQTWIYFAHCASLCFVLALAVVKAPLLNDLSATYKNNLHCPTFLAALVGVTHLLLWIVIWLCLTIKRRWHFKLPPLDSTYGGLLGKSSAQPLLMSSGQRTGSNSSSSGCNSTSTTVNGGDSKPDMMSTATSTELGMSGGINGGMGGTGMGLVAQEDIYWPKLTPSSPKLKVTFNEVTSTSDDVLLIGDQEQTDGKRHPSRGASICFASAAGEIDDGEYATLRAATAGAVVGITMGSMKRGVSNTSVGVSLLHLSEYDELPPPPPANHHHQQQQQKQQQRPAQSFAHGHPHDYANLSGLGGISDDNISEEGKLLACVRDDSITYASTRDLEPPQPSAQAQAQAHSQPPPPPPLPMKGAPVPQPPAVLPHPGIYGRAPQAMPEMMQLSPEHHHNPLQHALQHPQQHPLQPKQQQQLPPPPPQHPLQQQGNPHQHQHQHLVSPLAPVTVAVHTNEAHIASSSTPRCLRRADSGVPNEALTPRSDTTSTTESTNTTSPPERAPSESSSGVHSGEERELEVIIRPRANSKPPPRPPQPPIQEEPYGRCTNMRMSSFNADPSAVSSSSSSSVINSATLPLQRSVPDQKFDYTAHCSTMPLPVGCHSQQLAGSGGYASTSAMTSSMGGGMPPLPPSQVSSFMAPSSMHYANAAVALGNSGGQQPHTTLPNGVRYSNPHFLRRLPHVTKAAESPYGHLGYGAGHHAFAKLPHETHPTIPEDRDSANYSMASDQDCGLYVTAQLH
- the LOC128259802 gene encoding protein tincar isoform X3, translated to MGGKHQGSAAGGISSGGGGSNNSSLCNSVMTSATTASSSLTQQQQQLQAKYIKSKRHQSRYTSLQHPGHDSGSYLHLNSLWSIWYGVLLTLFQGYLAMHGAYRFLGCSLIPWKIEPVAELNLQIVLSGVVFILLPVFFTSAVFKVGNLANDGIKLATGARERRCTLSPHDGLEEESRGGTLRALWTHGGPTAAFVHILIALCLLLPRLLLEARIIENGLLPKEQIWATELDFVVINRRNLMALSVVGPTPFPRHRQQQQQHHNQPRLNLTANSLEQDEEDYFNDTMFTAIRGVPAGGNNNLFDLRPDKASGRKAAKTTATTKTTTNKLDAGKGRYFEVPDLINQDIDEEERQELEEAMRGEDDVHGDGDEEDFGEEGTVIMPDFDELPPRTAVGTTTITTTDAGKLNVENWEMLGTLGKETTTTSSSTTPSTSTTKTTTTTTTAATTTSSSSTTTTTTTTTVKPVEIQTTSRQPHHHHGKARKHHKHHNKQRQQQQPRRHHVASHEQAILESFQEEETTTRDSSIHRVRPEVLPEVPIPSTPVSASNSKIIAIKPKNQKRRIAKRAAGVEIEPEYLLGDANINSSEFVAKSNEQEPEESEDFELEDGDFQAVPALNPAPPAAPTNPKPGQDYVRLDGFAGMLQLFFGIDKPIDVAIFSQPPSAEFVNLLCALLVWSVRYPAVFWNTSKAFACVFSLQMVVAALDIILGYVGVSNLYKLQIYAEAMPVHQPGLILNAVVTLALYLLSTALVVASSMVMYLYGHGRLATRMRDRSIITLKSHQTWIYFAHCASLCFVLALAVVKAPLLNDLSATYKNNLHCPTFLAALVGVTHLLLWIVIWLCLTIKRRWHFKLPPLDSTYGGLLGKSSAQPLLMSSGQRTGSNSSSSGCNSTSTTVNGGDSKPDMMSTATSTELGMSGGINGGMGGTGMGLVAQEDIYWPKLTPSSPKLKVTFNEVTSTSDDVLLIGDQEQTDGKRHPSRGASICFASAAGEIDDGEYATLRAATAGAVVGITMGSMKRGVSNTSVGVSLLHLSEYDELPPPPPANHHHQQQQQKQQQRPAQSFAHGHPHDYANLSGLGGISDDNISEEGKLLACVRDDSITYASTRDLEPPQPSAQAQAQAHSQPPPPPPLPMKGAPVPQPPAVLPHPGIYGRAPQAMPEMMQLSPEHHHNPLQHALQHPQQHPLQPKQQQQLPPPPPQHPLQQQGNPHQHQHQHLVSPLAPVTVAVHTNEAHAGQR